The nucleotide sequence TGAACATTTTAACACCTTTTTTAAAGACCATTTACCGTTCAAATTAACGGGGGCTCAAAAACGTGTCCTCAAAGAAATTCGCAATGATCTTGGCAGTAAAGCACAGATGAATCGATTGCTTCAAGGAGATGTAGGTAGTGGCAAGACCATAGTAGCGTTCATGTCAAAGTTACTGGCACTTGACAACGGTTTTCAAGCTTGTTTAATGGCTCCGACTGAAATTTTGTCAGTTCAACACTATAACAGTTTAATCGAATTATCTAAGTCACTCAATATCAGTATTTCCTTGCTTACTGGTTCAACAAGTACTTCAAGTAGGAGAGAAATTCATGAAAATCTTGAAAACGGAAGGATAAACATCCTAATTGGCACTCATGCCCTCCTCGAAGATAAGGTTAAATTTAAAAATTTAGGTCTGGCAATTATTGATGAGCAACATCGTTTTGGCGTAGCGCAGCGAAGCAAATTATGGCACAAAAATGAGTTTCCTCCGCACGTTCTTGTGATGACCGCCACCCCTATTCCGCGTACACTTGCCATGAGCATTTATGGTGACCTTGATATTAGTGTGATCGACGAACTTCCACCGGGTCGCAAAGAGGTAAAAACCGTGCATCGATTTGACGCTAACAGACTCAAAGTTTTCAGGTTTTTAAAGGACGAAATTTCCAAAGGTAGACAGGTCTATATTGTGTACCCTTTAATTCAGGAAAGTGAGGCATTAGACTATAAGGATTTGATGGATGGTTATGAAAGCATTGTCCGGGAATTTCCCATGCCTCAATATCAGGTGTCCATAGTACACGGGCAAATGAAAGCTGCCGATAAGGAATTTGAAATGAATCGGTTTATAAAAGGCGAAACACAAATCATGGTGGCCACCACCGTAATTGAAGTTGGCGTAAATGTTCCAAATGCTTCAGTTATGGTTATTGAAAGTGCAGAACGTTTCGGACTTTCCCAATTGCATCAACTTAGAGGTCGCGTAGGTAGAGGAGCCGAACAAAGCTATTGTATTCTAATGACGAGTCATAAACTCACACACGACGCCCGTACACGACTGGAAACCATGGTGAAGACCAGCGACGGCTTCGAGATCGCTGAAGTTGACCTAAAGCTCAGAGGTCCGGGTGATCTAATGGGAACACAGCAAAGCGGTGTTCTAAACCTTCGTATTGCAGATATCATTAAAGACGGGGAAATCCTTAAAATTGCCCGAAGTTATGCTATTCAGCTATTAAAGGAGGATCCTGCGCTTTCCAATTCCGAAAATTTTCCCATCAGGAACACCTTCGCACAGTTGGTCAAGTACAGAAATATCTGGAATTATATCTCATAAGAGGAATAACACCTAACACAATGTTTTACAGTATTTTACCGTTTTATACAGTATATTCTTTACCGTATGAGCCGATTATTACGTTTCGTGATTCTCATTCAGTTACTCGGCTTAGCCACATCAACTACATCACAAACTGATGCGCTAGGTCACGAAAGATGGGAATATGCCTTGGAAGATACCGGTGATATACTTCAGATCGCCATTCCGTTATCCGCCGGGATCATGACCCTTCTTAAAGAAGATTACCAAGGCACTAAACAATTCGGAATATCTTACGGAACAGCCATCCTTACCACCCACGGCTTAAAATACCTTATTCGCAAACAACGCCCCGAAGGGAGAGACAGATACGATGCTTTTCCCAGCGGTCATACCGCTTCAGCCTTTGCAGGCGCATCCTTTATTCAAAAGCGATACGGATGGAAGTACGGTTGGATTGCCTATATACTCGCTAGCGTGGTTGGGGTTAGCAGAATGGAAGGACCCGACGGCTATCACGATTTTTGGGATGTACTAGCAGGTGCATCAGTAGGCGTTGGAAGCACCTATCTTTTCACAAGTCCTTACGAAAAAGACAATTTCGATATAGGATTTGCTTCAGGAAATGATATGTATCTGCTAACTGTAGTCTATAAATTTTAAAACATTGACTTAGTCAACATTTTCTGCCAGCAACATACTCACAAAATCTTCAAATTCTTTTTTAAATTCCTCATACTTCTCCCCGGTGGCCGGGCCGTTAAATCCTGTATGAATCCTTCTAACTTCTCCTTTTTTATCAATAAAAATGGTCGTTGGATAAGACAATACCTGAGAAAGCATCGGTAACTTCTCATTAGCTTTTTGTTTACTGCTGGTCCCCACCTGCGCCAGTAAAATGGGATAAGGAACATTTAAGGCACTCTTTAACTTATTAATAGCCATCAATGCCTTCTCTTCGGTTTTAGCATATTCAAAAGCAAGAGAAATAATTTCGAGATCATTGGAGGGATTATCATTGTAATACTGTGTGTAATATTTGGTCTCATCCAAACAATTAGGACACCAGGTTCCCATGATCTGTACGATGACCACCTTATTCATAAAGCGTTTATCGGTTAGGGAAACCGTATTTCCATTGGTGTCGGGAAATGCAAACTCGATACGATCATAACCCTCCTTCAAAAAGGTAAGCGAATCGGCTGCGGGTAATTCATATGTATCATTGCGTTTAGCCGTAAACGGCTCTTTCCAGTGATTTCCACTATAAAACATACCTTCCATAATACTGTCCTTTACCAAGGCATGAAACAGAAAAGCATGAGCCCCATCGAAAGTTGATAATTTTAGCGAATCGTTTTCAATGGCACCATCCAGATAACGATAATCTCCTGTAGTAGTCCTAAAAGTCCCTATAACTTTATTTCCTGTTTGTTTAAAGATTCCTTTTGCGATATAACGGTCTTCTACCGAATTTGGACTAAAAACGGTTTCCCAATTCCCGGATATCATGGAGGAAGGAGCTTCAGTGACCCTAAACCGGTCTGCTTTTCCCTGAACCATGGTAAAGGGCACTACCCTGTCCAGACTAGGTTGGATAAATTCACCATAAATACTATCTTCAGTAAAAATACCCTTAAAGACACCTTCAAATACCGGATGACCGATAATTATAGAATCACCCTTTAACTGTACATCGGTTACCTCAATTTCTTCTTCGGCATTATAGATTATTATCGAATTGTCGGCATTGTAGGTGAACAAAAAAGGAAGTTCAAGTCCTTTCCCCAGATCCAACGAAGCCCGCCACGGACCTTCGTTAGGTGTTGTTTTTTCGTTCGAACAACTCAATAAGACCAAAGTCACACAAAACCAAAGCAATTTTTTCATAAGAAATTATTTATCGTTTAAAGATAAGAACAAAAATATGGGCGCTATAGGTTAAAGGCCCATTTTAGAAAAATTTAATGTTTTAATGGCTTGAGATAAATAGCAACCTTTATTGTCGAAATTTCACATTATGTTTTCTCTAAAATGAATTTGATTTAAAATAGTGCCCAAAATAGTGAATTTAAACCTACGAATTATGCATCATTATTTGAATGGTGTGCTCAATATTTTATCTTTGTACCCTTAAATTACTTCCGTAAATGAAGATCTCATATAACTGGCTGAAACAATTCATCAATCTCGACTGGGATGCAGAGAAAACCGGGGAACTTTTAACCGATCTGGGACTCGAAATTGAAGGTATTGAGTCCTTTACTTCAGTTCCCGGCGGACTTAAGGGAATTGTGGTGGGGCATGTTCTGGAATGCGAGCAACACTCCAATGCAGACCGGCTAAAAGTCACCAAAGTCGACATTGGAACCGGCGAACCTGTTCAGATCGTCTGTGGAGCTCCAAATGTTGCAGTTGGACAAAATGTTCCGGTAGCAACGGTTGGCACCACCTTGTACGATGGCGATGGAAAGCCGTGGGAAATTAAAAAAGGGAAAATTCGCGGAGAGGTAAGTGAAGGAATGATCTGCGCAGAGGACGAACTAGGTCTGGGAACCGGTCATGATGGTATTATGATCTTAAAACCAAAACTAAAGCCCGGAACGCCGGCTGCTCAACTGTTTGACATTGAAAGCGACAAGGTTTTCGAGATTGGTTTAACCCCTAACCGCGCAGATGCCATGAGTCATTGGGGAGTAGCCCGTGACCTGAAAGCCGGATTACTTCAAAAAGATATTTCACTGGAACTCATCACCCCTTCAACCAGTAGCTTTCATGTGGATAACAGAACAAAGAAGGTCGATGTATCGGCAAATTCTGAACTGGCTCCACGCTATTGCGGAGTCACCATAGACGGGATCACCGTGGCGGAATCTCCTGCATGGTTGCAGAATCGACTAAAAGCTATTGGTTTGGTGCCAATCAATAATGTTGTAGACGTCACAAACTATGTATTACATGAGCTGGGACAGCCCCTACACGCCTTTGATCTTTCAAAAATTGCGAAAAATAAGATCGAAGTTAAAACTCTTCCGGCAGGAACAAAATTTACCACCCTTGATGGTGTAGAGCGCGAACTTCATGAGGATGATCTTATGATCTGTGACGCCGAACAACCCATGTGTATAGCGGGAGTTTTTGGTGGGATACACAGTGGTGTTACTGAAAAAACCACCGGAATTTTCCTGGAGAGCGCTTATTTTAATCCGGTAAGCATTAGAAAGACGGCCAAGCGACACGGCCTCAATACAGATGCTTCTTTTCGTTTTGAAAGAGGAATTGATATCAATGCGTGTAAATACGCCATGCTTAGAGCGGCGATCCTGATTACTGAAATTGCCGGGGGTGAAGTGACAAGTGATATTGTTGATATATATCCAAAGAAAATAGAAGATCATCAGGTGTTTCTGAATTTTGACAATGCCACGCGTCTAATCGGAGAAGAAATTCCGAAGGAAACGATCAAAGAAATACTTACTTCTCTGGAAATTAAGGTAAATAACGTAACTGAAGGAGGAATTGGCATGACGATCCCGGCTTACCGCAACGACGTCACCCGCGAAGCCGATGTCATTGAGGAAATTCTTAGAGTTTACGGTTATAACCGTATAAAGTTTACTGAAAAACTCAATGCTTCTATTTCAACTACGCTCCCCAACGAAGATTATCTGGTTCAGAATAAGATAGGAAACATGCTGGCAGCTCTAGGTTTTAATGAAATGCTCGCTAATTCCCTCAGTACGTCAAAATATATTGCACTTAGTGATACGTTAACAGAGACCGAAAGTGTAAAAATGCTCAATCCGTTGAGTCAGGATCTTTCGGTACTCCGACAGTCGATGCTTTTTGGAACTTTAGAGGCGTTGGCCTATAATCAAAACCGTAAAATGAACAATGTCAAGTTGTTCGAATTCGGAAAGACCTATCATGCCCATCCAAAAGGTCATGATGAGAAAAAACATCTTATACTAACGCTTTCAGGCAACAAAACCGAAGATAGTTGGGCCGTAAATTCAGCAAAAAGTGATTTCTTTTATCTGAAAGGGATAGTGACTACTATTTTGGATCGTCTTGGAATAGTAGGATTTACTGAAGAGCGCGTTGATAGTGATCTATATTCTGAAGGAATTTGCCTTACACTGAATAAGAAGACTTTGGTTGAACTGGGTGTGGTATCGAAAAACATCACCAAAACCTTCGATATTGATGTGGAAACACTAAGTGCCGATTTCAACTGGAATTTGGTTTTAGCTCAAATACCCACAACTACGTTTACGCTGAAGCCTATTCCTAAATATCCTAAAGTTAAACGTGATTTTGCACTGCTTCTAGACCAATCGGTGAGTTTTGACAGTTTAAAAGAAGCTGCCTTGCAAACCGAAAAACAATTACTGAAAGAGGTAACCCTTTTTGATGTATATACCGGTAAGAACCTTCCAGAAGGTAAAAAATCCTATGCGTTAAGTTTTACCATTCAGGATGAACGAAAAACGCTTACCGACAAACAGATCGATAAGATCATGGCAAAACTGCAGCAGCGCTTTGAAAGGGATTTTGGCGCAACGTTACGATAAATAGCCTGAGTTGATTATTGCTGTTCGGATGGAGATACAAGTCCGTCGACCAAATGAAGGAAGCCGCTTTTATGATAGAAATCGGATGCTTTTAACGTAGCTGTATTATTTTCTGTATCGAAGAGTACCACATTATCTCCTACTAATCGTGCTCCCAGTTTTTCGCCACTCAGCGTAGCAAAGTAGGCGGTCCCACCACCCTGACCGATGGCCTTCTTAATCCCGTGAAGATCGAGACGACCAGGAACCATATGATAATTAACCATTCTTTTAAGAAAGGCTTTGTTAGTTAAGAATGTCTTTAATTCTTCTTCAGACATCGTATTAAAAGAACTGTTTAATGGTGCAAACACGGTTACCATTTCATGATCGCCAAAGATATTTTCCAAATCGCTGTAAATTATCGCAGTAGTGGAAAGAGCAGGAGCATTCTGGAGGTTTTCAAGAAGTGTTTTTTCCGAAGACATAGTGGCTCCCATATACTCCTTAGTAACAGCAACATCGTCTGAGTTCAGATATTTTTGAGCTGTTAAGGAAGTACTCAAAACAAGAGCACATATCGTTAAAAAAGTCAATTTTAGTTTCATAATAAGCGTATTAACCGGGTAAATGTAAACAATTACAATACCAAAACGAAAGCCCGTAAAGAATATTTGGCGGAAGTGGCAAATTAGTGTTAAATAATTGCGTTGGTGATCTGTTGTGATTATTTTTATGAAAAAGTGAATGCTATGTTTCCAAAAACTAGGGTCGAAGAAAAGCTTTCGCAAAAACGCAATAAACGTATTTCTTCTGAAGCCATATTAAAAGAAGTATATGGGTTGTTTGCCCAAAATGATAAGGAACGATCTCAAATTTTGAATACTATTCGTTCAAAAGATAATAGCGGGACTAACAACCTCAATGTCGAACTATTGGATGCCGATCGCATCTATCATTTGGAGGATATACGAGCATTATGTGTGGAATATCGCCTTCGTTTTCTGGATACGCATTTCTTTAAGGGAACCTTTCCGGAAGAAGCCATTAGCGAGATCCGTCGTTTGGAAAAGGCACATAATACAAGGCTTAAAGGGTTTAAGATCATTGCTCCCTCAAAATTGCTGAAGCTTGAAAATGCAGACGATCCCTTACTTTTTGTTCCTCTGGGCCATGATTATTTTTATTTTATTCACAAATGGGGAAACGACCTGCATCCTTTTAGAAAATTACAGATGTGGCCTTATCGCTCCTTTGAAAATCTAGTATTTACAATATTCCTCTTAAGCATTTTGCTTACGGCTATTACCCCCGTCAACCTTTTTTCACATACGGCGAGTATTCAGGAGTATGTACTTACCTTCTTATTTATGTTTAAAGCCGTCGGCGGAATCGTTCTGTTCTACGGTTTTGCAAAGGGAAAGAATTTTAACAATGCTATATGGGATAGCAAATACTATAACGCTTAAGAAATTATGAACGAAAAAGAAAAAGAAACAGTGCGTGTTTATACCGGACCGGCAATGATCGTCAAAGGTCTGGTAGCCAGGTTAAACGAGATCGGGATAAGTCCTGTGGAACGCAACGATAACGAAAGCAGTATTCAGGCAGGATTTACGGCAGGAGTCCCAGGACAGATCATGCTGTATGTACGACAGGATGAAATGGTTAAGGCCAAACCGGTAATAGATGAGTATTTAGAACAAATAGGTGAATAATTAGGCTTCTACGGAATACATTTTTTCCCGCATTTCCTTAATTTTCTTATCGTTCATATATTCATCGAAGGTCATATACCTGTCGATCACCCCGTTTGGAGTAAGTTCAATGACGCGATTACCTACGGTTTGAGCAAACTCATGGTCATGGGTAGTTAACAGTACGGTTCCTTTGAAATTTTTCAGGGAGTTATTAAATGCGGTGATCGATTCTAGATCGAGGTGATTGGTGGGTTCATCGAGCATTAACACATTAGCACGGATCATCATCATCCGACTTAGCATACATCGAACTTTTTCTCCTCCGGAAAGGACATTCGATTTTTTTAACGCTTCTTCCCCGCTAAACAACATTTTTCCGAGAAAGCCACGAATAAATACTTCTTCTCGTTCTTCTTCAGTTTTAGCCCACTGACGAAGCCAATCCACCAAAGACATAGTATTGTCGAAGAATTTCTCGTTGTCCAGTGGTAAATAACTCTGGTTGGTGGTCACCCCCCACTGAAACTTTCCGGAATCTGCTTTTAAATTATCATTGAGAATCTCATAAAATGCAGTGGTTGCCCGCGAATCTTTGGAGTACAGCACGACCTTATCACCCTTGGCGAGGTTGATATCAATATTCTTAAATAAGGTTTCACCTTCCAGACTGGCCGATAGACCTTCAACATTTAGGATCTGATCCCCTGCTTCACGTTCCCGTTCAAAAATAATAGCGGGATACCTTCGGCTGGACGGTTTTATATCTGAAACATTTAACTTATCTATCATCTTCTTTCTACTGGTTGCCTGTTTCGATTTAGCAACGTTGGCAGAAAATCTCCTGATAAATTCTTCCAATTCCTTCTTTTTGTCTTCAGCCTTCTTATTTTGCTGTGCACGCTGACGTGCCGCTAACTGGCTACTTTCGTACCAAAACGTATAATTTCCACTATAGTGGTTAATTTTTCCAAAATCGATATCGCTGATATGCGTACATACCGCATCCAAAAAGTGACGGTCGTGAGAAACCACAATGACACAATTTTCATAATTCGCCAAAAAGTTTTCCAGCCATGTGATCGTTTCATAATCCAGATCGTTGGTAGGCTCATCCATGATAAGTACATCGGGATTTCCAAATAGTGCCTGAGCCAATAAGACTCTCACTTTTTGTTTTCCGTCCAAATCCCCCATTAGACTATAGTGATAATTCTCGCTAATTCCTAGATTAGAAAGAAGTGCCGCTGCTTCACTGTCGGCGTTCCAGCCGTTCATTTCCTCAAAGGCAACCTGTAGTTCGCCAATTCTTTCGGCATTGGCGTCGTTATAATCTTCATAAAGTTTATCCATTTCAGATTTTATCTTGAACAGCTCCTTATTGCCGCGAACCACAGTTTCCAAGGCGGTATACTCATCATAAGCATTGTGGTTTTGTTCCAAAACCGACATCCGTTTTCCGGGTTCCAGATGAACATGTCCGGAAGTAGGATCTTGTTTTCCTGATAAAATCTTGAGAAAGGTAGATTTACCTGCACCGTTGGCACCAATAATTCCGTAGCAATTTCCTTGTACAAACTGTGTATTCACTTCATCGAAAAGGATACGTTTGCCAAATTGTACCGACAAATTTGAAACTGAAAGCATAACTGAATGAGTAATTTATAAATTTGCCGCAAAAGTAGCCAATAATGTGGTACTGGAGAAACATTAACGTTTTAAAATACCTTTTAACTAGGAATTAACAATTTGCATCGTTAACTAAATTATTTTTGTTTTAATGTTTAAACAAAGGCCGTTGATTAGGACTCTACTTCTCACTTTTATTTTACTTCCCTTTATTTCATGTGATAACGCCAAAGAAGCGCAGATGGAAACATGGATTGGTGGCGAAATAATTAATCCTAAGACCGATCATGTTATTCTTTTAAAGGACAATGTGCCTTTTGACACCGTTAAACTGGACGATAGAAATTTCTTTAAATACAATTGCAAGAAATTAAAACAAGGATTGTATTCATTCCAACACAGTGAATTCCAGGTGTTCTTTCTTGAACCGGGGGATAGTATCATGCTTAGAGTAAATACTGTGGATTTCGACGAGTCACTTACTTATAGCGGGCGTGGTGCAGAAAAGAACAATTTCCTAATGGAACTTTTCCTGAACAACGAGGCGGAACGAAAAACCATCACAAGCTGGTATACGCTTACACCCAAGGTATATGAGATGAAGCTTGACTCTATGCGAGAAATCCGCAATTCAATATATAATGAGTTTAATTCCACCTATGACCCAAGCGAAGAATTTAAAAGAGTGGCTAAAGCGAATATAGAATATGCCTACAACGCTAACAAAGAGTTATATGTGTCTATAAATCACCCGAGATTTATAAACCCCGAAGAGGACTATCCGAAGGGGTTTTTCGACTACAGAAAAGATATAAATTTTGGAGACAAAGATCTTCAGTCATATTATCCTTATTATCGCTTTCTCGATTGGTATTTTGATAATTTGTCTTTTCAGAAATACAAGGAAAAAAAATATCTGGATCGAAAATCCTTTATTCACAACTACAATAAAATTAAGATCATTGACAGTTTCATCACCAATGATACACTAAGGAACCGAATGTTGCGCTCTGTGGCAAGACGATATTTTGTGCATGCGAAAGATGCAAGTCACGAACAACAAATGTTGGATCTTTTCTTAAAACTCAATACCAACGAGGACGACCGGAAGGAAATCGTTGCTTTGGCAGAAGCAACTATGAAACTCACTCCCGGAAATAAGATACCTAATGTTCTTCTGGTGAATACCGACAATATGATGAAGGATCTACAGTCGGTAATTAACAAGCCTACCGTTATTTATTTCTGGTCCACGGGTTCCATAAAGCATTTTAAGACCATTCACACCCGCGTGGCTGAGCTTCAGGACAAATACCCCGAATTCGATTTTACCGGGATCAATACGGACACCCACTTTAAGAAATGGCGAGATGTAGTGCGTAAATCGGGTTATAACAAACAATTTGAGTTTCAGTTAGAAGATCTGGAAAAAGCCGAAGCTGCTTTAGTGATCAACTCTGCGAATAAAGCGATCATTGTAGATAAGGATGGAACCATTCTTGAAGGGAATACGAATTTGTTTAACTCCCTGATCGAAGCTCAATTATTGGGTATTTTAAATAAGTAGATACGATTTTTTAAAAACAAAAAACCCCGAATCGTAACGATCGGGGTTTATTTTTTTCAGAATCTCGAATTTAGTTTCCTTTTTTATAATCCTCGAGAAATTTTGCCAGACCTATATCGGTTAGGGGATGTTTTAAAAGGCCTTCTATCGACGACAAAGGTCCGGTCATTACATCGGCCCCGATTTTCGCACATTCCAGTACATGCATCGTATGTCTTACGGAAGCAGCGAGAATCTCGGTCTCAAATCCATAATTATCATAAATAAGACGTATTTCGGCAATAAGATTTAGTCCATCGGTCGAAATATCATCCAATCGTCCGATAAATGGAGAAACATAACTTGCTCCTGCTTTGGCTGCCAATAAAGCTTGCCCTGCCGAAAATACCAGTGTACAATTGGTGCGAATTCCGTTATCGGTAAAATATTTTATAGCTTTTATTCCTTCCTTTATCATTGGAATCTTCACAACGATCTGCTCGTGTAATTCTGCCAACTCCTCCCCTTCCTTGATCATCCCGTCAAAATCTGTCGCGATCACTTCCGCAGATACATCACCATCAACAATATTACAAATATCCACATAGTGCTTTAAGATATTGTTTCTCCCGGTTATGCCTTCCTTGGCCATTAAGGAGGGATTCGTGGTAACTCCATCCAAAACCCCGAGGTCCTGAGCTTCTTTAATCTGATCTAAATTTGCGGTATCTATGAAGAATTTCATGTTGTTCTAATTTGTTTGGTGCAAAAATACACAAGTTTAAATGGGAACTATATTTTAAACGGAAAAAATTTCTTTACTCCTCAGGTTATGGAACCCTACTTTAATTTATAGTGATTTAATAACATTCGCTCATACATTTTATCGGGCAGTATTCGTTTTAATAGTATAGAAAATTTTTGAAGAAATGCTCCCTCTTTGTAATGTATTCTAACGTTTTTATTCTTAATGATCCTGTAAACCGCTTCAGCCATATGTCTGGGATTCTCACCTTTGTCGACATGTTCGTTCATCATGGCCAGCGTACTGCCATATTCCTCTTTATACGGACTCTCCTCCAGTACGGGTGAATGGTATCTTCCGGCCGCGATATTTGTGGCAAAATCGCCTGGGGCTATGTTGGTCATCTGAATACCAAACTGCCTGATCTCCATTCTGAATGCTTCAGTGGTGATTTCCAGAGCTGCTTTAGTAGCCGAATAGATCCCGCGGTACGGTAATCCCATATATCCGGCAATAGATGTAATGTTGATGATCTTCCCACCGCGCTGTTTCCTCATATGAGGTAAAACTGTTTTTATGACCTTGATAGGACCATACAAATTAGTATTAAATGCCTTTTCGATCTCTTCGTCCGGAGTTTCTTCTATGGGTCCGGTGATGCCTACTCCCGCATTATTTACGACCACATCGATGCTTCCCTCCCGTTTAATTATTTCGTTGACTGCTTCCGTAATGGATTGCTTATCGCCCACGTCCATAGCGAGTAACGGAAAAGAACAAGAACTTGAATATTTCTCGGGAGAGCGGCTCGTTCCGTAGACCTTAAACCCCTTTTCTACGAGATACTCGGCTATAGCTTTACCTATACCTGAAGATCCTCCTGTTATCAGTACTACGTTTGACATATAGTGGTTTGCAATAGGCAAAGATGCGGTTACGTTAGTACTTTTCCAAATTGTGGTGCAAAATTGACTTAAAAACCCAGAAATAAGGGTACAAAAAATGGCAAGCTACCTACATCACACCGCTACGACCGTTTACCCTTGCTGCGTTCCCGCCCTGGGGGATTCAACAGGAGCTGGTTGTGTAGGACTTGCCGGTGCAAATATACGGCATTTTGAATGTTTTACAAGGATTTTTAGATATCAATTATAATAAATACCTTGCCGTAAATTAGAACAAGCTCCATGAAAATTCATAAGATATTAATAGCGATTGCTTTAGTCGTTTTGTGTACCGCCTGCGGAGATGAATCTTTAAAAGATTCAGATCTTTTTTCAATTGAAATTAAGAATCCTCAGAAAAAATTTGCTGCAGGAGATCATATTGAAGTTTCCATAAATAGTCTCAAAAAAAAGAAGGTAGAGCAAGTGGTTTTCAGTCTGGGAAATTCAACCCAATCGGGTTCAGAAAATTTTTCGGCCA is from Constantimarinum furrinae and encodes:
- a CDS encoding ABC-F family ATP-binding cassette domain-containing protein, which encodes MLSVSNLSVQFGKRILFDEVNTQFVQGNCYGIIGANGAGKSTFLKILSGKQDPTSGHVHLEPGKRMSVLEQNHNAYDEYTALETVVRGNKELFKIKSEMDKLYEDYNDANAERIGELQVAFEEMNGWNADSEAAALLSNLGISENYHYSLMGDLDGKQKVRVLLAQALFGNPDVLIMDEPTNDLDYETITWLENFLANYENCVIVVSHDRHFLDAVCTHISDIDFGKINHYSGNYTFWYESSQLAARQRAQQNKKAEDKKKELEEFIRRFSANVAKSKQATSRKKMIDKLNVSDIKPSSRRYPAIIFEREREAGDQILNVEGLSASLEGETLFKNIDINLAKGDKVVLYSKDSRATTAFYEILNDNLKADSGKFQWGVTTNQSYLPLDNEKFFDNTMSLVDWLRQWAKTEEEREEVFIRGFLGKMLFSGEEALKKSNVLSGGEKVRCMLSRMMMIRANVLMLDEPTNHLDLESITAFNNSLKNFKGTVLLTTHDHEFAQTVGNRVIELTPNGVIDRYMTFDEYMNDKKIKEMREKMYSVEA
- a CDS encoding TlpA family protein disulfide reductase, which produces MIRTLLLTFILLPFISCDNAKEAQMETWIGGEIINPKTDHVILLKDNVPFDTVKLDDRNFFKYNCKKLKQGLYSFQHSEFQVFFLEPGDSIMLRVNTVDFDESLTYSGRGAEKNNFLMELFLNNEAERKTITSWYTLTPKVYEMKLDSMREIRNSIYNEFNSTYDPSEEFKRVAKANIEYAYNANKELYVSINHPRFINPEEDYPKGFFDYRKDINFGDKDLQSYYPYYRFLDWYFDNLSFQKYKEKKYLDRKSFIHNYNKIKIIDSFITNDTLRNRMLRSVARRYFVHAKDASHEQQMLDLFLKLNTNEDDRKEIVALAEATMKLTPGNKIPNVLLVNTDNMMKDLQSVINKPTVIYFWSTGSIKHFKTIHTRVAELQDKYPEFDFTGINTDTHFKKWRDVVRKSGYNKQFEFQLEDLEKAEAALVINSANKAIIVDKDGTILEGNTNLFNSLIEAQLLGILNK
- the fsa gene encoding fructose-6-phosphate aldolase, with amino-acid sequence MKFFIDTANLDQIKEAQDLGVLDGVTTNPSLMAKEGITGRNNILKHYVDICNIVDGDVSAEVIATDFDGMIKEGEELAELHEQIVVKIPMIKEGIKAIKYFTDNGIRTNCTLVFSAGQALLAAKAGASYVSPFIGRLDDISTDGLNLIAEIRLIYDNYGFETEILAASVRHTMHVLECAKIGADVMTGPLSSIEGLLKHPLTDIGLAKFLEDYKKGN
- a CDS encoding SDR family oxidoreductase encodes the protein MSNVVLITGGSSGIGKAIAEYLVEKGFKVYGTSRSPEKYSSSCSFPLLAMDVGDKQSITEAVNEIIKREGSIDVVVNNAGVGITGPIEETPDEEIEKAFNTNLYGPIKVIKTVLPHMRKQRGGKIINITSIAGYMGLPYRGIYSATKAALEITTEAFRMEIRQFGIQMTNIAPGDFATNIAAGRYHSPVLEESPYKEEYGSTLAMMNEHVDKGENPRHMAEAVYRIIKNKNVRIHYKEGAFLQKFSILLKRILPDKMYERMLLNHYKLK